One Vanrija pseudolonga chromosome 5, complete sequence genomic window, GAGTCGAAAGTGAGAGGGAGAGAGTGAAGGGAAGTGGCTTTGTGATTGTATAAAGGACGAGTTGCGTCGATGATCTCGTGGTTGATCAAACGTGACTTGTGCTTCGacttgagctcgccgcggatCCGAAAGTGACTGCAACCAAGTTTCGGTTCGGTGACTACTGCGAGCACAGTGGTGTGTGGTGCCTTGATCAATATTGCTTAGGTAAGCAAGTTTCCACCACCCCCGCGTTTCATATGACGTTGTCCAGCGCCAACCGCCGTCGTTGGATATCACCTGTATTGTTGGCTGATGGATGGcgcctggccgccgctgagACGGCATACAGCGATGGAACATGCAACGGGGTCGCCCTCGTAGCTTGTCCCTCAAGCAAGtacatgcatgcatgctgtATACTGTGGCCGTGGCAGCTCAGCGTCGGAGACCTTTAGACACCCAACCTTTCAGATGAACGGGATCAAAATTACGACCATGTCGGCAGCCACACGACTTCGGTCCAACAACAGCGAGATGACTCTcctccacaacaacaacaacacaccaccacccacaccacaatGACAAGTTCCCAAGGACGTGTGCCGCAAGGCGAGGTGGTCATGGACGTGAGCCGCCCCTTCTTTCCACGCTGACCCCAGTTCGCCGACGGAGGACAGTACATAAAGAGTGGGTTATCCTTCTCGTTGTGTCAACccgctaacaccccccagGCAAGCTCGAGCActcggtcgtcgagctcgagcgacgacgcatcacgctcgacgaggcggccaaggctgcgCGTGCGCTCGAGGCGTTGGAGGTGAAGGCGCCTGCTGCCGTCAAGGCGGAGGACGTTACGTTGATCGTGAGTGTCTCGGCCCCGGAAGCGAGGCAGCGCTCATACCCGTGGCTaggtcaaggagctcggcgtgagcaaggaggaggcggagaaCGCCCTGCGTGCCGACAagggcgacgtcgtcaaggTCCTTGTCCGGCTGTCTGCGCCTCGGCAGTAGGCTCGTCAcgcggctggctcgctgaGGCTGAACGGCTAGGCTATGGTACACTACATGCATTATACACTGTATGACGGTTGCGCGTGTCTATTGGTGCGCGGTGTGCGGTGTGCGCGGGTTCGGCGTGGCGTGCGGTGACGAGTGGCAAGTGTTGCGAGGTGGCCGGGTTGTGGGTTTGTGTTGGTCGTCTCCCCTTTCCGTCTCCCATCCCTCCCTCCTTTCTTCTCCCTCGACTCCCCCCTAAACCTCCTCCAAGAACCCTTGCACGATCAACCGCTCGACCTGCGACCTCTCCAACCTAAACCTCTCGCCCTTGCGGaactcgacgcgctcgcccgtATCCAGAACCACATCCCCCGCGTCCTTGAGCACGCGGACGTCGACCATGAGCTCGCCGGGCGGGCGATCAATCCCCGCCGCAATATCCAGCACGTCGAGAAAGTCGCTCTTGTagtcgagcacgagcgaaTTGTACCCGCGCATGAAGTCGAGCTCTTGTGTCGAGAGCGCGGACCGCAGgtccggcgcgtcgtccgcgctcgagccggaGCTGGCTGCCGGGGACAGCAGGtacgcgagcgcgccgccagcgtcccACCAGCGTTCTTTTATCCCGCCCACCCGCGTGGACAGGTACGCTAGAAGACAGCGCTTGTtgcgtcgcgcggcgaggtgctggaTCGTCAGCGCGCAGACGAGCCCGCGGTCCTGGGACAGCTCTGCGCGCTgcgatgccgccgcctcggtgaTTGCCGTGCCCAGCTGGCGCGTCTCGAGGCAGATGGAAAGGATGAGCGGGAGCGCGTACTTGGGTAGCGGGAGCTGCGGCGTCGTTGCCAGCGTCGAGCGGTGCGCGGCCGTCACAagctggagcgcgaggtcgccgtaCATGGCGAGCAGTAAGGGGGCAGCAGAGccgtgggtgggttgggcgGGGAAGAGGCTCGGGTGGAAAGTCTAGTcactcggcgtgctcgtcgctgcctgcctcgaTGTCGTTGTCGCCTTGCAGTCGTCGTGTGTCGTGTGCCGGCTTCTCGATGTCAACAAATATCAgtgacgcgtcgcgcgcaatGCAAGCAGCCATCATACAGTGGCTTcgcccgctcgacgcgtttGCTCCCGTCGTCGATGTTGGGCCCCGCCACGTGCGCGCTTCGGCCAGTCGGCATTGCTCGGCCATTTTGCATTGGCGCggctcgccgcgccccccGGTTAAGCGTGTGGTTTTGCAGGTagcgcggctggctggcgggcggcatacgggcggggcagcgggcggCATGCAGACACgggggggcgggcggcataGTCGTCACTTGCTAGCAGCCAGGCTCGCTGGGGGCGCATCGGCTGTGACGGACCACGGCGCCGTCAGCCACGGCACGCGGCACACTGTGCTACCTGCTGCTACAGCTTTACACTGGctcgcttgcttgctcgacctcatcgacaTCCTCGACACACTCCTTGTCTCTCCTTTCTCTAAAAACACCACTCCTCTCTCCTCCCCCCTTCCCAACCCCACCCTCACCACCATGCTCCGCACGTCTGTCGCCTCCGTCGCC contains:
- the PSF1 gene encoding DNA replication complex GINS protein PSF1; the encoded protein is MYGDLALQLVTAAHRSTLATTPQLPLPKYALPLILSICLETRQLGTAITEAAASQRAELSQDRGLVCALTIQHLAARRNKRCLLAYLSTRVGGIKERWWDAGGALAYLLSPAASSGSSADDAPDLRSALSTQELDFMRGYNSLVLDYKSDFLDVLDIAAGIDRPPGELMVDVRVLKDAGDVVLDTGERVEFRKGERFRLERSQVERLIVQGFLEEV